In one Aricia agestis chromosome 21, ilAriAges1.1, whole genome shotgun sequence genomic region, the following are encoded:
- the LOC121737831 gene encoding gastrula zinc finger protein xLCGF3.1-like isoform X2, which translates to MVSVKIEPVEEPVTKAAECEDLPISNMLECVIAEGKDDHSRIAGKQSNSNTKSPDSKKEAKKNTIQSSCNPKPQTKIQIKTFACDVCDKRFHRVDRLNAHKTRHTGEKPFTCEMCSKKFTTTNALKVHRRLHTEEKKFTCDVCSKKFFVLGDLKRHITIHSEEKHSCEVCSKQFTTPAALKRHRQLHTDPNQYTCEVCSKSFTTDTYLRTHMLIHTGEKPYVCSFCSKCFTTSAYLRTHIIIHSEEKQYTCDVCNKKFAKSNYLKRHKLMHSGIKKYACDACDKRFKLIDHLKAHKRTHTGEKPYKCDVCSKRYRSIGNLKSHKATHTGEKPHVCDVCGVKFSLIVSLRRHMKLHTGEGLHTCNLCSRMFIQLANMKRHKCQ; encoded by the exons ATGGTTTCTGTCAAAATAGAACCAGTAGAGGAACCGGTTACTAAAGCTGCAGAATGTGAAG ATCTCCCTATTAGTAACATGTTGGAGTGTGTGATAGCAGAGGGGAAAGATGATCACTCTAGGATAGCCGGCAAACAGTCAAACTCAAACACAAAAAGTCCAG ATAGCAAAAAAGAAGCAAAGAAGAATACAATCCAATCTTCGTGTAATCCTAAACcacagacaaaaattcaaatcaaGACTTTTGCTTGTGACGTTTGCGACAAACGTTTTCACCGAGTCGACAGGTTAAACGCCCACAAAACGAGACATACAGGCGAAAAACCGTTCACATGTGAGATGTGTAGTAAGAAGTTTACTACAACAAACGCGCTCAAAGTGCACAGAAGGTTGCACACGGAAGAGAAAAAATTCACCTGCGACGTCTgtagtaaaaaattctttgtcCTCGGCGATTTGAAACGACATATCACAATACATAGCGAGGAGAAACATAGTTGTGAAGTGTGTAGTAAACAGTTTACTACTCCCGCCGCTCTGAAACGTCATAGACAGTTGCATACCGATCCGAATCAGTACACCTGCGAAGTGTGTAGTAAATCTTTTACTACGGACACATATTTGAGAACACACATGCTTATTCATACGGGCGAAAAGCCGTACGtttgtagtttttgtagtaaatgCTTCACTACGTCCGCCTACTTGAGAACGCACATAATAATCCACTCAGAAGAAAAGCAGTACACATGCGacgtttgtaataaaaaattcgCGAAGTCGAACTATTTGAAGCGTCACAAACTCATGCATTCGGGCATCAAAAAGTACGCGTGTGACGCCTGCGACAAACGTTTCAAACTCATCGACCATTTGAAAGCGCACAAACGTACACACACAGGCGAGAAACCGTACAAATGTGACGTTTGTAGTAAAAGATATCGGAGTATAGGTAACTTGAAGTCCCATAAGGCGACGCATACGGGTGAGAAACCACACGTTTGTGACGTCTGTGGGGTTAAGTTCAGTCTGATTGTGAGCCTGCGGAGGCATATGAAGCTGCATACCGGTGAGGGTCTGCACACCTGCAACCTTTGCTCCAGGATGTTCATACAGCTAGCCAACATGAAGAGGCATAAATGCCAATAG
- the LOC121737831 gene encoding zinc finger protein 431-like isoform X1: MQEETDNKQYLEFEVKIVKPDFIKIEPVENEKVSVKTEQEETNIVQEQEPEMVSVKIEPVEEPVTKAAECEDLPISNMLECVIAEGKDDHSRIAGKQSNSNTKSPDSKKEAKKNTIQSSCNPKPQTKIQIKTFACDVCDKRFHRVDRLNAHKTRHTGEKPFTCEMCSKKFTTTNALKVHRRLHTEEKKFTCDVCSKKFFVLGDLKRHITIHSEEKHSCEVCSKQFTTPAALKRHRQLHTDPNQYTCEVCSKSFTTDTYLRTHMLIHTGEKPYVCSFCSKCFTTSAYLRTHIIIHSEEKQYTCDVCNKKFAKSNYLKRHKLMHSGIKKYACDACDKRFKLIDHLKAHKRTHTGEKPYKCDVCSKRYRSIGNLKSHKATHTGEKPHVCDVCGVKFSLIVSLRRHMKLHTGEGLHTCNLCSRMFIQLANMKRHKCQ; the protein is encoded by the exons ATGCAAGAAGAAACTGATAATAAGCAAT ATTTGGAGTTCGAAGTGAAAATTGTAAAAccggattttataaaaattgagcCGGTCGAGAATGAGAAGGTTTCTGTCAAAACCGAACAGGAAGAAACCAACATTGTTCAAGAACAAGAACCAGAGATGGTTTCTGTCAAAATAGAACCAGTAGAGGAACCGGTTACTAAAGCTGCAGAATGTGAAG ATCTCCCTATTAGTAACATGTTGGAGTGTGTGATAGCAGAGGGGAAAGATGATCACTCTAGGATAGCCGGCAAACAGTCAAACTCAAACACAAAAAGTCCAG ATAGCAAAAAAGAAGCAAAGAAGAATACAATCCAATCTTCGTGTAATCCTAAACcacagacaaaaattcaaatcaaGACTTTTGCTTGTGACGTTTGCGACAAACGTTTTCACCGAGTCGACAGGTTAAACGCCCACAAAACGAGACATACAGGCGAAAAACCGTTCACATGTGAGATGTGTAGTAAGAAGTTTACTACAACAAACGCGCTCAAAGTGCACAGAAGGTTGCACACGGAAGAGAAAAAATTCACCTGCGACGTCTgtagtaaaaaattctttgtcCTCGGCGATTTGAAACGACATATCACAATACATAGCGAGGAGAAACATAGTTGTGAAGTGTGTAGTAAACAGTTTACTACTCCCGCCGCTCTGAAACGTCATAGACAGTTGCATACCGATCCGAATCAGTACACCTGCGAAGTGTGTAGTAAATCTTTTACTACGGACACATATTTGAGAACACACATGCTTATTCATACGGGCGAAAAGCCGTACGtttgtagtttttgtagtaaatgCTTCACTACGTCCGCCTACTTGAGAACGCACATAATAATCCACTCAGAAGAAAAGCAGTACACATGCGacgtttgtaataaaaaattcgCGAAGTCGAACTATTTGAAGCGTCACAAACTCATGCATTCGGGCATCAAAAAGTACGCGTGTGACGCCTGCGACAAACGTTTCAAACTCATCGACCATTTGAAAGCGCACAAACGTACACACACAGGCGAGAAACCGTACAAATGTGACGTTTGTAGTAAAAGATATCGGAGTATAGGTAACTTGAAGTCCCATAAGGCGACGCATACGGGTGAGAAACCACACGTTTGTGACGTCTGTGGGGTTAAGTTCAGTCTGATTGTGAGCCTGCGGAGGCATATGAAGCTGCATACCGGTGAGGGTCTGCACACCTGCAACCTTTGCTCCAGGATGTTCATACAGCTAGCCAACATGAAGAGGCATAAATGCCAATAG
- the LOC121737827 gene encoding zinc finger protein 235-like produces the protein MQEETDNKQYLEFEVKIVKPDFIKMEPVENEEVSVKTEQEETNIVQEQEPEMVSVKIEPVEEPLTRAAECEDLPISNMLECVIAEGKDDRSRIAGKQSNSNTKSPVIEIELIPVIKSEPDDNTDNELGEKCDDGARGIPSEKTDHVTKNYSDSVDSKSEICSNIKKQLRKSKKRCEDIDGTKKRNKTYTYTCDVCNKNYTRSNHLKRHMLSHTGERPHSCHVCDKKFTTASSLKDHIRIHIGEKPCSCDVCGKSFYTTQDVKRHKVMHSDHKKHKCDICDKRFAWSGNLKAHKKTHTGPSPCTNKNPFTYLNPDKQVGVKLHACEICNETFTASAFLKTHMRLHSAEKEFKCDTCGKKFASSISLKKHQLVHTGERAYACETCGKRFAYNSHLNDHKLIHTGDKPFPCEICSKKFRYNRQLNMHKLSHTDDKPHACEFCGKKFIQLGDLRRHIQVHTGEKTYRCDVCSRTFIQLYRLKRHKCVTQDQDAT, from the exons ATGCAAGAAGAAACTGATAATAAGCAAT ATTTGGAGTTCGAAGTGAAAATTGTAAAAccggattttataaaaatggagCCAGTTGAGAATGAGGAGGTTTCTGTCAAAACTGAACAGGAAGAGACCAACATTGTTCAAGAACAAGAACCAGAGATGGTTTCTGTCAAAATAGAACCAGTAGAGGAACCGCTTACTAGAGCTGCAGAATGTGAAG ATCTCCCTATTAGTAACATGTTGGAGTGTGTTATAGCAGAGGGGAAAGATGATCGCTCTAGGATAGCCGGCAAACAGTCAAACTCAAACACAAAAAGTCCAG ttattGAAATTGAGTTAATACCAGTGATCAAGTCTGAACCAGATGATAACACAGATAATGAGTTGGGAGAGAAATGTG ATGATGGGGCAAGGGGTATTCCAAGTGAAAAAACTGATCACGTTACAAAAAATTATAGTGACTCCGTTGACTCCAAATCAGAAATATGTTCAA atattaaaaaGCAGTTGCGCAAGAGTAAAAAACGCTGTGAAGATATCGACGGCACCAAAAAACGAAACAAAACCTACACGTACACTTGCGACGTTTGCAACAAGAATTACACTCGATCCAATCATTTAAAAAGACATATGCTAAGCCACACAGGCGAGAGACCGCACTCCTGTCACGTTTGCGACAAAAAATTCACCACCGCCAGCTCCTTAAAAGACCATATAAGAATACACATAGGTGAGAAACCCTGCAGCTGTGACGTTTGCGGTAAAAGCTTCTATACGACGCAGGATGTAAAGCGACATAAAGTGATGCACAGTGACCACAAGAAGCACAAATGTGACATTTGCGACAAGCGGTTCGCTTGGTCGGGGAATTTGAAGGCGCATAAGAAAACACACACAGGTCCAAGCCCGTGCACCAATAAGAATCCGTTCACCTACCTGAACCCCGATAAGCAGGTAGGCGTGAAACTGCACGCGTGCGAAATATGCAACGAAACGTTCACAGCGTCTGCGTTTTTGAAAACGCACATGCGTCTCCATTCCGCGGAAAAGGAGTTTAAGTGTGATACCTGCGGTAAGAAGTTCGCCAGTTCGATCAGTTTGAAAAAACATCAGTTGGTACATACGGGCGAAAGAGCGTACGCGTGTGAGACATGCGGCAAACGATTCGCGTACAACAGCCATTTGAACGATCACAAGCTTATACACACTGGCGACAAACCGTTCCCATGTGaaatttgcagcaaaaaattcAGATATAACAGGCAGTTAAATATGCACAAGCTGTCACATACGGACGATAAACCGCACGCGTGCGAATTCTGCGGCAAGAAATTCATCCAGTTGGGCGACTTGCGACGGCATATACAGGTGCATACCGGCGAAAAAACGTACAGATGTGACGtctgttctagaacttttatacaGCTTTATCGTCTAAAAAGGCATAAATGTGTTACTCAAGACCAAGATGCGACGTAA